A window of Trichomycterus rosablanca isolate fTriRos1 chromosome 5, fTriRos1.hap1, whole genome shotgun sequence contains these coding sequences:
- the fbxo5 gene encoding F-box only protein 5 — MKCLARSRSTAASRHADKAKAETCAELKGQKKTTCAPSLPSSISRRSLPAQPKGPHNKENCEEKPCSVDVLSDDEQFSVLSSSSLVEDSGYLSLHNSQLEHDADLNGPESVPRSPEDEESSLSSNVQSCSKSACLPVLKFQNDVCKALKKSYRKHQSYDWSVVSTVAENHGLHNVIGAKMGLDYVDIFCGLLKKDMKHILTRILSFLGDCDLINCKKVSRTWRRIICQDKQALQRCREAEPMLKDTAKSVGSLSRDFGLSRVVFSCLQSVASSTPIHRPTKKTLSQTDSTLNTPKSSRIEKFQEAAKSLKAHEALRSCRLCGSPARFDSAMKRAVCTRVSCAFDFCSVCQSEYHGSTPCQRGILRTSHCETAHLAGSTRSKRSVRRL; from the exons ATGAAGTGCTTGGCTCGGAGCAGATCTACAGCGGCCTCTCGGCATGCAGACAAAGCTAAAGCTGAAACCTGCGCTGAGTTAAAGGGACAGAAGAAAACTACGTGCGCCCCCAGCCTACCATCCTCCATCTCACGCCGTTCACTTCCTGCTCAACCAAAAGGCCCTCATAATAAAGAGAACTGTGAAGAAAAACCTTGCTCTGTAGATGTGCTTTCTGACGATGAGCAGTTCTCAGTTCTCAGCAGTTCTAGTCTCGTAGAAGACAGCGGTTACCTCTCCCTTCACAACAGCCAGTTAGAGCATGATGCTGATTTGAATGGTCCAGAATCGGTGCCGAGAAGTCCGGAGGACGAAGAATCTAGTTTGTCTTCAAATGTTCAGTCTTGCTCTAAGTCTGCCTGCCTACCTGTCCTGAAATTCCAGAATGATGTGTGCAAAGCTCTGAAAAAGAGCTACAGGAAACATCAAAGCTATGACTGGTCTGTTGTCAGCACAGTTGCTGAAAATCATGGACTCCACAATGTCATTGGAGCCAAAATGGGTCTGGACTATGTAGACATTTTTTGTGGTTTGTTAAAGAAAGACATGAAACACATCCTGACCAGGATCTTGAGCTTTCTTGGAGACTGTGACTTGATAAA CTGTAAGAAGGTGAGCAGGACATGGCGAAGAATCATTTGCCAGGACAAGCAAGCCCTTCAGAGGTGCAGAGAAGCTGAGCCAATGCTAAAG GATACTGCAAAGTCAGTAGGGTCTTTATCCAGAGACTTTGGCCTTAGCAGGGTGGTGTTTTCCTGCCTACAGTCTGTCGCTTCCTCCACACCTATCCACAGACCTACAAAGAAGACCCTGAGCCAGACAGATAGCACACTGAACACGCCTAAATCAAGCCGAATTGAAAAGTTTCAGGAG GCTGCAAAATCTTTGAAAGCACACGAGGCATTAAGGAGTTGCCGTCTTTGTGGATCGCCTGCACGATTTGACTCTGCTATGAAAAGGGCCGTGTGTACGCGGGTTAGCTGTGCCTTTGACTTTTGCTCCGTCTGCCAGTCGGAGTACCATGGGTCTACCCCGTGCCAAAGGGGAATTTTACGGACATCGCACTGTGAAACAGCACACTTGGCAGGTTCCACACGCAGCAAACGCAGCGTACGGCGCCTCTGA
- the mtrf1l gene encoding peptide chain release factor 1-like, mitochondrial isoform X1, translated as MSVACFTKQLLKCALFKPLGNGATLKVRTLITHSRKYTSPICRFWRCHRHFHTTNSYLVEKILTPDQMFSRKSLQDYLRTVKAEYTDCLQVVNAGHVQMDDEEMRAKRSRLTVLSPLVQSITELESKHKYLNETEELLKESDPDLRELAQTERENCLASIQEIKQTILSLLIPEEELDRSDLVLEVTAGVGGQEAMLFTAEIFDMYQNFADFHGWGFETLEVMSSDLGGIRHAIASISGPLSYKKMKFEAGVHRVQRVPKTEKQGRMHTSTMTVAILPQPAEISFAINPKDLRIETKRASGAGGQHVNTTDSAVRIVHLPTGIVSECQQERSQIKNKEKAMKLLRAKLYSAKLEEETSKRYQARKLQIGTKGRSEKIRTYNFSQDRVTDHRIGKTMHDVHGFLLGEEMLEEMSTSLQHFSEQEALMDILAD; from the exons ATGTCGGTTGCTTGTTTTACTAAGCAGTTGCTTAAATGCGCTTTATTTAAGCCATTAGGAAATGGCGCGACACTGAAGGTTAGAACTTTGATTACACACAGCCGCAAATATACAAGCCCAATCTGCAGATTCTGGAGATGTCACCGACATTTTCATACTACAAACTCTTACCTGGTTGAAAAGATTTTGACTCCGGATCAGATGTTCTCTAGGAAATCTTTGCAGGACTACCTGAGGACAGTGAAAGCAGAATATACTGACTGTCTGCAAGTTGTCAACGCTGGGCATGTACAAATGGACGACGAGGAAATGAGAGCAAAGAGGTCCAGACTGACTGTTTTATCGCCTTTGGTCCAAAGCATTACGGAGCTGGAATCAAAACATAAATACTTGAATGAGACAGAGGAGCTACTAAAAG AAAGTGACCCAGATCTGCGGGAGTTGGCACAGACTGAGAGGGAGAACTGCCTGGCATCTAttcaagaaataaaacaaact ATTCTTTCTCTTCTTATCCCCGAGGAAGAATTGGACAGGAGCGATCTGGTACTAGAGGTCACTGCTGGGGTTGGAGGTCAAGAGGCTATGCTTTTTACTGCAGAGATATTCGACATGTATCAAAACTTTGCTGATTTTCATGGCTGGGGCTTTGAAACACTGGAGGTTATGTCAAGTGATCTAG gAGGAATAAGGCATGCCATAGCTAGCATCAGTGGCCCACTTAGCTATAAAAAGATGAAGTTTGAAGCGGGTGTCCATCGAGTACAGAGAGTCCCAAAGACAGAGAAACAGGGCCGGATGCACACCAGCACAATGACAGTGGCGATACTACCACAGCCAGCAGAA ATCTCTTTTGCCATTAACCCCAAAGACCTCAGGATTGAGACAAAGCGAGCCAGTGGAGCTGGAGGACAGCATGTAAACACCACTGACAGCGCTGTGCGGATTGTTCACTTACCAACAG GCATAGTGTCTGAGTGTCAGCAGGAGCGCTCCCAGAtcaaaaacaaagagaaagccatgaAGCTGCTGCGAGCCAAGCTGTACAGTGCAAAGCTGGAGGAGGAGACTAGTAAGAGATACCAGGCTCGCAAACTTCAG ATTGGCACTAAAGGCAGATCAGAAAAAATCAGGACCTACAACTTCTCCCAAGACAGAGTCACTGATCACCGGATTGGGAAAACTATGCATGACGTCCATGGATTTTTATTAGGGGAGGAGATGCTGGAAGAAATGAGCACATCTTTACAGCACTTCTCTGAACAGGAAGCTCTCATGGACATTCTAGCAGATTGA
- the mtrf1l gene encoding peptide chain release factor 1-like, mitochondrial isoform X2, which translates to MLFTAEIFDMYQNFADFHGWGFETLEVMSSDLGGIRHAIASISGPLSYKKMKFEAGVHRVQRVPKTEKQGRMHTSTMTVAILPQPAEISFAINPKDLRIETKRASGAGGQHVNTTDSAVRIVHLPTGIVSECQQERSQIKNKEKAMKLLRAKLYSAKLEEETSKRYQARKLQIGTKGRSEKIRTYNFSQDRVTDHRIGKTMHDVHGFLLGEEMLEEMSTSLQHFSEQEALMDILAD; encoded by the exons ATGCTTTTTACTGCAGAGATATTCGACATGTATCAAAACTTTGCTGATTTTCATGGCTGGGGCTTTGAAACACTGGAGGTTATGTCAAGTGATCTAG gAGGAATAAGGCATGCCATAGCTAGCATCAGTGGCCCACTTAGCTATAAAAAGATGAAGTTTGAAGCGGGTGTCCATCGAGTACAGAGAGTCCCAAAGACAGAGAAACAGGGCCGGATGCACACCAGCACAATGACAGTGGCGATACTACCACAGCCAGCAGAA ATCTCTTTTGCCATTAACCCCAAAGACCTCAGGATTGAGACAAAGCGAGCCAGTGGAGCTGGAGGACAGCATGTAAACACCACTGACAGCGCTGTGCGGATTGTTCACTTACCAACAG GCATAGTGTCTGAGTGTCAGCAGGAGCGCTCCCAGAtcaaaaacaaagagaaagccatgaAGCTGCTGCGAGCCAAGCTGTACAGTGCAAAGCTGGAGGAGGAGACTAGTAAGAGATACCAGGCTCGCAAACTTCAG ATTGGCACTAAAGGCAGATCAGAAAAAATCAGGACCTACAACTTCTCCCAAGACAGAGTCACTGATCACCGGATTGGGAAAACTATGCATGACGTCCATGGATTTTTATTAGGGGAGGAGATGCTGGAAGAAATGAGCACATCTTTACAGCACTTCTCTGAACAGGAAGCTCTCATGGACATTCTAGCAGATTGA